ATCAATCAACCTGACTGAAGATTTGCTTTGAGGTGGCATCAGCGCTAGCCAGAATCGCCATGATGGTTCGGCTGTGCTCCAGCAGCAGCTGCTGCTGCAAAGCTGGATCCTCCTGTGAGCCAACCAATTCAGAAGAGTGGGAGTGAAGGGCAGAAGCCCGGATGCCAGGTGAATTCGATTCAACAGGAGAAGGAATGGGCTTCTCCTCCTGGATGGGTATCCATTGGGCTGTTGACTCCTGCCGATCTGTGTTGGCAGCAGTCGGGGAATCCGTAGACAGGGAAGCAAGAAACTCCTTGAGACCTGCGGAGTTGTACTGAGGGATCTCGGAGAGAACTGAAACAGCAGCTGCAGGTCTCGTCACCATCGTCAAGCCAGTCCTATAGCGCTCAATAAAGAGGCCATCGAGAGCATCAAGGTCTAGGTCTAGACCAGACGTCCATAAGGTTGCTATCGATTGCAGGAAGGCAGTGGTGCTGTCTTTACGAGAAGTGCCGAGCGAGACGGCGACGATATCAGAGCATTCAGAAAGAGCTTCTTTAGTGTAACTAGTCAACGTTGTATTAGGACCCAACTCAACAAAGTACCTGGCTCCATCGGCATACATATTCCGAATTGTCTCCTCGTATCTAACAGGATTAACCCACTGGTCAATGAAGATGCGTGTGCCCTCTTCGTAGTCATTGGGATAAGGCTGAGTGGTCAGGCAGCTGTACACAGTTGCATGCTGAGGCTCAATCCTTATAGAATGAGGGAATTGGCGGTAGAGCCTTCTGTGTGTTTCAGCTCCTTGCTGAAAATAGCGAGTATGATAAGGCCGTGTTAGAGGAGTTGGCAACAGAGATCCACCTGCGGCGAGCACATTCTCTTCAAGCTCCTTGCTGAAGGCAGCTTCAGAAAAGACAATACGCTGCGAGCGACAATTATCTGAAATGAGTGACCATTCTCTACGACGTTCAAGGATCTCCTTTAGCTGGGTAGATTCAAGACCGGAAATGGCGAACGTAGATCCTTCGGGGAACTCATCGATTGAATCTGCCTGAGAAAAGAAATCATGAATCTGCCTTACTCTCGTCCGAAGGTCGTCTTCGTTTTTCATTGTGGTAAGACTGCCTGAAAGCATCACTGCATTCGATTCTCCTTGGCTATGACCAATAAGCTGGTCAGGCTTGAGTCCAATCCGAGAGGCAATCTCGTAGAAAGACATCAGGCAAGCAGCTATGATTTGCGTGGCCGAGTCTTGGGCAAAAAGAAGTTCCAATCGCTTTGCATTGGCCGATTTAGCACAATCAAGATCTGCGTTCGGCATACTAGTAACCAAGCCTAGTGAAATATCCCGATCCAAGGCTCCGTCCATGAAGCTGTACCAATAGGAAAAGAGATCAATACTCTTTGTGAGATCACTAAGCATTTCTGGAGACTGAACACCTTCTCCAGGAACCAGAAATGCAACCTTACCCTTTGAGCTTGTCGACTCCGAATAGATAAAGTTACGTCCACGATGTGCCTGAGAAGATGGGTTGCTACCTAGCCAAGCAGATGCATCCTGCAACCCTTCACTGAGTTTCATGAGTGACGGCGCAAAGACAACGAGCCTGAGCGAAGCCTCTGCGGTCTGCTCCTTGGCAGGTGATCTGCGGATGAGAACCGCCTGCTGGATCTCATCAACATCAATGTCAGCGATCAATGACTGCAACTCGGAACGGGAGCTTGCCTCCAGAAAGGCTGCTCGACCAATCGTTGTATAACCATACTGCTTGTACTGAAGCAACCCACGGTACGTTCTTCCAGACAGATCAGTTGCAAGGGGGGCCCCTGAATTCTCAGCGGTATCGGGAGTGTTGGAGATTTGGTATGGGAACAGAACCACTGGGGACGAATTTCGTTGATCAGGGGCGGTAAACTCCTGAAGAAGCAAGTGGCCGTTAATCCCACCAAAGCCAAACGAATTGATGGCCGCCACACGTGGCTTGGATGGTGAATGCACCCAACGCCGCAATGTGCGATTGATATAGAATGGAGTTGAATGGTCAGCAACAGCCTCTAACGGATCCGGGCAGATCGAAGGAGGAATTAGCCTGTTCTGCAAAGCAAGAGAGATTTTGATAATGCTAGCCACCCCCGATGCGGGTATCGTATGGCCGATCAATGACTTGATTGATCCAATGGCAATGGTTGAAAGACCACGATGACAATCACCAAAGACCTCAAGCATTGAGGAGAGTTCTGTGTTGTCACCATGGGGGATTCCTGTTGCATGAACCTCCACCAAGGAAACATCCGACGGCTCAAGGCTACATTTTTCGTAGGCCCGTTTCATCGCGACGACTTGTCCTTGGCGGTTTGGAGCCAACAGCCCTTCGCCCTTTCCATCACTGGCCAGTGCAACTGAACGAATAATGGAATAAATCGTATCTCCAGACTGCACCGCATCCTCAAGGCGTTTTACTGCGACAAAGCCCACACCTTCGGAAAGAAGCGTTCCGGATGCGGATTTTGACATCGGGAAAATACCCTCTTCAGACAAAGCATTAATCGTGCAAAATAACTGGTAGATAGGAAAGTTCATTGTTGCCTGGACACCACCGACCAACATCAAGTCGGCATCGCCAGCGTCCAATTGCTTGATTGCATGATCAATTGCAATCATGCCAGACGTACAAGCGCCATCCACAAGGTAATTAGGGCCAAGGAGGCCAAGCCTGTTGGCGATTGTTCCAGAGACTACGTTAGATATCAGGTTTGGTGTTATAGCCGGATCAGCAACCAACTCATAGGTCGATGAAAGGAATGAGCGTAGCTGCTTTCTGCGCTCACCTTTCAGAACAGCACCGACAGAATCAGCAAGAACATCAATAAAATGCTCCATGATCATGCCGTTCATCAACGCCCCTACGATGCCTCGATGAGGATGGTCTCCCATCCCAACCACCACACCTGTACGCTCATGAGGAATCCAATCCGGCGCACGTCCGCGCAACCCATCAGCCATGGCCTCGGCGGCCACTTGCAGGCAGAGATACTGAGATGGGTCTCCTTCAACTAGGTTAGGAGGGAACGCAAA
The sequence above is drawn from the Synechococcus sp. MW101C3 genome and encodes:
- a CDS encoding beta-ketoacyl synthase N-terminal-like domain-containing protein, which translates into the protein MSHKVSMQGYAIVGMACRYPGIKDTSSYWDALVRGESLLTEMSDSWSRAYYNQFQDRSNPRESYSTIYTKKYGSIANNSWIDSIRFAFPPNLVEGDPSQYLCLQVAAEAMADGLRGRAPDWIPHERTGVVVGMGDHPHRGIVGALMNGMIMEHFIDVLADSVGAVLKGERRKQLRSFLSSTYELVADPAITPNLISNVVSGTIANRLGLLGPNYLVDGACTSGMIAIDHAIKQLDAGDADLMLVGGVQATMNFPIYQLFCTINALSEEGIFPMSKSASGTLLSEGVGFVAVKRLEDAVQSGDTIYSIIRSVALASDGKGEGLLAPNRQGQVVAMKRAYEKCSLEPSDVSLVEVHATGIPHGDNTELSSMLEVFGDCHRGLSTIAIGSIKSLIGHTIPASGVASIIKISLALQNRLIPPSICPDPLEAVADHSTPFYINRTLRRWVHSPSKPRVAAINSFGFGGINGHLLLQEFTAPDQRNSSPVVLFPYQISNTPDTAENSGAPLATDLSGRTYRGLLQYKQYGYTTIGRAAFLEASSRSELQSLIADIDVDEIQQAVLIRRSPAKEQTAEASLRLVVFAPSLMKLSEGLQDASAWLGSNPSSQAHRGRNFIYSESTSSKGKVAFLVPGEGVQSPEMLSDLTKSIDLFSYWYSFMDGALDRDISLGLVTSMPNADLDCAKSANAKRLELLFAQDSATQIIAACLMSFYEIASRIGLKPDQLIGHSQGESNAVMLSGSLTTMKNEDDLRTRVRQIHDFFSQADSIDEFPEGSTFAISGLESTQLKEILERRREWSLISDNCRSQRIVFSEAAFSKELEENVLAAGGSLLPTPLTRPYHTRYFQQGAETHRRLYRQFPHSIRIEPQHATVYSCLTTQPYPNDYEEGTRIFIDQWVNPVRYEETIRNMYADGARYFVELGPNTTLTSYTKEALSECSDIVAVSLGTSRKDSTTAFLQSIATLWTSGLDLDLDALDGLFIERYRTGLTMVTRPAAAVSVLSEIPQYNSAGLKEFLASLSTDSPTAANTDRQESTAQWIPIQEEKPIPSPVESNSPGIRASALHSHSSELVGSQEDPALQQQLLLEHSRTIMAILASADATSKQIFSQVD